The nucleotide window CGGCCGACTGGTGCGGGTGAAGGACATCGCCCGCGTCGAGATGGGGCAGAAGGACTACACCACCCAGTCGTTCCTCAACTCCACCCCCGCCGTCGGCGTCGGCGTGTTCCAGCGCCCCGGCACCAATGCGCTCGAGGCCGCCACGCAGGTGCGGGCGACCATGGAGACGATCAAGAAGAACTTCCCGCCGGGGGTCCAGTACCGGATCGCCTACAATCCGACCGAGTTCATCGAGGAATCTGTCCACGAGGTCTACAAGACCCTGTTCGAGGCCGTGGGCCTCGTGGTCATCGTGGTGCTTGTCTTCCTGCAGAGCTGGCGGACCGCGCTGATCCCGGTGATCGCGATCCCGGTCTCGCTGATCGGCACCTTCGCGGCGATGGAGGCCTTCGGCTTCTCGATCAACAACCTCACCCTGTTCGGGCTGGTGCTCGCCATCGGCATCGTCGTCGACGACGCGATCGTCGTGGTGGAGAATGTCGAGCGCAACATGGCCGAAGGGCTCTCGCCCGGAGACGCCGCGCACAAGACCATGGACGAGGTCGGCGGCGCGGTGCTCGCCATCGCGCTCGTCCTGTCGGCGGTGTTCATTCCGACCGCCTTCATTCCCGGCATTTCGGGGCAGTTCTACAAGCAGTTCGCGCTGACCATCGCGGCCTCGACCATCATCTCGATGTTCAATTCGCTGACGCTGTCGCCCGCCCTCTGCAAGCTGCTGCTCAGGCCGCATCACGAGCATGCCAAGCCGAAATTCTTCCTGACCCGGTTCATCGCCTGGTGCGCCCATCTGTTCAATCGCGGCTTCGAGAAGCTCTCGAACGGCTATGCGGCGACGATCGGCTTCCTGACCGGCCGCATGATCGGCCTGCTCGGCATGATGGTCGTCTATGCGGCGATCATCGCCGGAACGCTGCACGTGGCGACGACGACGCCGACGGGCTTCATCCCGCAGCAGGACCAGGGCTACCTAATCGGCGTCGTCCAGCTGCCGGCCGGCTCGGCGCTGGAGCGGACCACCGCCGTGGTGCGGCGTGCCGCCGACATGGCCCTCAAGGTCGATGGCGTCGCCGATGCCGTCATCATCTCGGGCTTCGACGGCGCGACCTTCACCAACACCACCAATGGCGCCGTGATGTTCCTGGTCCTGAAGGGAGCCAAGGAGCGCGCGACCACCGGCCGGACGGCGGCGGCGATCACCGGCGACGTGTTCAAGGCCACCGCCTCGATCCAGGAAGCGCGTGTCCTGTTCATCCCGCCGCCTCCGGTCCGCGGCCTCGGCACGGGCGGCGGCTTCAAGATGCAGATCGAGAGCCGTCAGAACTCGGCCATCGGCCCGCTGCTCGCGGCCGCCAACGAGGTTCTCGGACAGGCCAATCAGAGCAAGGACGTCCAGCGCGTCTTCACCACCTTCGGCAACGACACGCCTCAGCTCTTCATCGACATCGACCGCACGATGGCGCGGATGCTGAACGTGCCGCTGGCCTCGGTCTTCGCGACGCTGCAGACCAATCTCGGCGGCGCCTACGTCAACGACTTCAACACCTTCGGCCGCATCTACCAGGTCCGTGCGCAGGCCGATGCCGCCTTCCGTCTGGAGAAGCGTGACATCGAGCAGCTCAAGGTCCGCTCCTCTACCGGTGCCCTGGTGCCGATGGGAACGCTGGCCTCGATCCGCGAGATCACCGGCCCGCAGATCGTGCAGCGGTTCAACCTGTTCTACTCGGTCCCGATCCAGGGCGATGCCAAGCCCGGCGTGTCGACCGGCCAGGCCCTCGAAGCCATGGAGAAGATCGCCCAGTCGCTGCCCGAGGGCTACGCCTACGACTGGACCGAGATCGCCTTCCAGCAGAAGGCGACGGGCAATACCGCGATCTACGTTTTCGGTCTCGGCGTGCTCCTCGTCTTCCTGGTGCTGGCGGCTCAGTACGAGTCCTGGGCGCTGCCCCTGGCGATCATCCTCGTGGTTCCGACGGGGGTGCTCTCGGCCCTCGGCGCGGTCCAGTTCCGGGGACAGGACAACAACATCCTGACCCAGATCGGGTTGATCGTGCTCATCGGCCTCGCCGCCAAGAACGCGATCCTGATCGTGGAATTCGCCCACCAACTCGAAGAGACGGAGAAGAAGGGGCCGGTCGCCGCCGCGGTGGAAGCCTGCCGCCTGCGTCTGCGCCCGATCCTGATGACGGCCTTCGCCTTCATCCTCGGTACCGTGCCCCTCGTCATCGCCACCGGCCCCGGCGCCGAGATGCGTCAGGCCCTCGGCACGGCGGTGTGTTTCGGGATGATCGGCGCGACCTTCTTCGGTCTGTTCCTGACGCCGGTCTTCTACGTGGCGATCCGCAGGATCCTGATCTGGGTCGCGCGCAAGCGCGGCAAGGATCCGCACGATACGACACCCGACACGCACGATCCCCACGCCACGCCGACACATGCGTGAGACAACGGGCTCCGGCACGCGCGACGGCGTGCCGGAGCCACGCAAAAGGGGTTGCGCATGGGGGACCGTGAAGCTAAGACCCCTCAGCCCTTCACGGGGCGTCGGAACGTAGCGCAGCCCCGTCGGCGCACTGGTCCTCGGACCGGGTGTCGGGTCTGATCCCTACGGTTTCGGTGAAATTCGGAGCGGGTTTCGACGGAGTATAGCGCAGCCCGGTAGCGCACCTGTCTGGGGGACAGGGGGTCGCAGGTTCAAGTCCTGCTACTCCGACCAATAAAACGCAGTGACGTCGGCTCGAGGGCCGGTATCCACCGCTCTGACGTTCAAGGCCGGGGTGTGCCACCCCGGCCTTTTTCGTGTCCGGTCGATAAGGTGGTTTGCCGCCGGCTCCATGAGGATCGGCGTTCGGCCATCATGTGACTGGGAAGCGCCTCTGTTCCGGTCGGAGCCGTCGCGCCGCCGTGGCTGGCGCGAGCCCGGCAGGCGGCGCGGCCTCAGGCCGTTGCCGCCATGCTGAACGTCGCGCCGATGGTTTCGTCACCGCGCCAGACCACGCGGCAGACTTCCATCCCCGCCATGCAGGCCGAATGCAGGATGAAGGTGTCGGGGACCAAGGCCGTTTCCGGAAGGGTGACCCGAACACCCGACGCCGAGATGTCATAGACGATGCACGGAAGCGTCGTGTGTTCATCGATGGCAATGAGACCGGCCTCGTCCTTGCGCCGCCTCTCATCAATCCGACGCTCGCTCATGGGGACCTCGTAGCTTCCGAAGTCCCGAGCTTGGTCTAAAGCCTACCAAGGAACCACGAGCACGATGCATCAAATGCGATGGATCGCGCTTTTATACCGGCACGTCGGAGACTTAACGCATCGTCGCGGAGACGATTTTCCGGACGATGCGATGGCCTTTCGAGGGTCGATCGTCCGGTTCGAAACCGGGCTCCCGGTTTCGGGATGCGGCGCTAGAAAAAGATCGGCCGCGCGGTCGCGTTGTGTTCGGCCAGGGTCGCCCCCGTTGCC belongs to Methylobacterium sp. 77 and includes:
- a CDS encoding PilZ domain-containing protein, with amino-acid sequence MSERRIDERRRKDEAGLIAIDEHTTLPCIVYDISASGVRVTLPETALVPDTFILHSACMAGMEVCRVVWRGDETIGATFSMAATA
- a CDS encoding multidrug efflux RND transporter permease subunit, with the translated sequence MRFAHFFVDRPIFASVTSIIFLILGYVSYESLPVAQYPEIVPPTVVVRASYPGANAETVAATIATPIEQEVNGVDNMLYMTSLSTNDGNMQLTVTFKVGTNLDIANVLVQNRLSVAQPRLPPDVRNLGVTVRKSSPDLMMVVHLLSPDNTYDQNYLSNYIYLRIRDELLRLDGVGDITVFGGSEYALRIWLDPNKLAAYGLSTTDVISALQEQNVQVASGALGAPPAPKDNAFQLVVQSQGRFQTPEEFTEVIVKASDGRLVRVKDIARVEMGQKDYTTQSFLNSTPAVGVGVFQRPGTNALEAATQVRATMETIKKNFPPGVQYRIAYNPTEFIEESVHEVYKTLFEAVGLVVIVVLVFLQSWRTALIPVIAIPVSLIGTFAAMEAFGFSINNLTLFGLVLAIGIVVDDAIVVVENVERNMAEGLSPGDAAHKTMDEVGGAVLAIALVLSAVFIPTAFIPGISGQFYKQFALTIAASTIISMFNSLTLSPALCKLLLRPHHEHAKPKFFLTRFIAWCAHLFNRGFEKLSNGYAATIGFLTGRMIGLLGMMVVYAAIIAGTLHVATTTPTGFIPQQDQGYLIGVVQLPAGSALERTTAVVRRAADMALKVDGVADAVIISGFDGATFTNTTNGAVMFLVLKGAKERATTGRTAAAITGDVFKATASIQEARVLFIPPPPVRGLGTGGGFKMQIESRQNSAIGPLLAAANEVLGQANQSKDVQRVFTTFGNDTPQLFIDIDRTMARMLNVPLASVFATLQTNLGGAYVNDFNTFGRIYQVRAQADAAFRLEKRDIEQLKVRSSTGALVPMGTLASIREITGPQIVQRFNLFYSVPIQGDAKPGVSTGQALEAMEKIAQSLPEGYAYDWTEIAFQQKATGNTAIYVFGLGVLLVFLVLAAQYESWALPLAIILVVPTGVLSALGAVQFRGQDNNILTQIGLIVLIGLAAKNAILIVEFAHQLEETEKKGPVAAAVEACRLRLRPILMTAFAFILGTVPLVIATGPGAEMRQALGTAVCFGMIGATFFGLFLTPVFYVAIRRILIWVARKRGKDPHDTTPDTHDPHATPTHA